The DNA sequence aTTTAGATGAATTTtggatttatattttatctaaatGGATTAAAGATAATGCAGgtgtatgtaaaaaaaaaaatactatgcaACCAAAGTAATATAAAGAATACTAAACAAaaagtttgttttatttaaaggaaaacaattaaaactaaaaataatagcCTTCGGAAGCCACTCTTTATCAGAGCCAGGTTTCGATCCTGGGACCTGTGGGTTATGGGCCCACCACGCTTCCGCTGCGCCACTCTGATTTGTTGATATATAAGTGTTTTCATGTAATATATTACTTTTTGAATTTAGAAATAACTTTTTGTGACCTGTTGCGAATGTTTTGCTGCCAAAGGAAAACATACGgtaaatagtttattaaaaaaatccttcGGTTTTTCTTTGTCAAAGCGAAGaaaatttcatttgaaattctcTCTCATCTaacaaattaagaattaaaaacaaaaagtaacgCATCATGAGATCAAATTCCCACACTGACAATGATGTTCTGCAAATTGACCGATTAAGCTGATCTGAGGAACATCAAAATTCTAAATTCTGAGAACATACAcaaaaagttgtaaaaaaaaaaaaacagcacataccaagtaaaaaaataagtttgggCATTAATCTCATTTATTAGTGTCTAAACTTATTGAAGCTAATGTATTTAGTGAAGATTAAACAAGTGTAGTAAGACTAATTTGGTAACAAATTCAATGCGAAAAGAATTCAGTAACTAACCGTTCGAGTCATGTAAAAATAGTTCAGCAACTATTTCATCTCATGAAAAAGTTGTTTTCACGTAAGGAGTTAAGCTAATAGTCACTACTCACTAACTAGTCAATGCAGCTCAATTTCTCCATAAAATGGATTTGAAACTTGCTCAAGAAACTGTAGTCATGGCAACACCACTTGTTTATACACTTGTTTCACTGCCTTTCATATTTCATTTCTCCTTAACCACTGCCACCATCACAACCTCAACTATTAACCTAGTGATTAAGCTCATACACCATGAATCATCATTATCTCCCTACAATTCAAAAGACACCATTTGGGATCATTACTCTCATAAAATTCTGAAGCAAACTTTTAGTAATGATTATATCTCCAATCTTGTTCCTAGCCCCAGATATGTTGTGTTCTTGATGAATTTCTCCATAGGTGAACCACCTATTCCACAACTTGCTGTCATGGACACTGGCAGCAGCCTTACATGGGTTATGTGTCATCCTTGTTCATCTTGTTCACAGCAATCTGTTCCAATATTTGACCCTTCAAAATCTTCCACATATTCTAACTTGTCATGCAGTGAATGTAACAAATGTGATGTGGTGAATGGTGAGTGTCCATACAGTGTTGAATATGTTGGGAGTGGCTCATCACAAGGGATCTATGCTAGGGAACAATTAACACTAGAGACCATAGATGAAAGCATAATCAAAGTTCCTAGTTTGATATTTGGATGTGGTCGTAAGTTTAGTATATCATCCAATGGATACCCCTACCAAGGAATCAATGGGGTGTTTGGACTTGGTAGTGGAAGGTTTTCTTTGCTACCTAGCTTTGGTAAGAAATTTTCATATTGTATTGGTAACTTAAGAAATACTAATTATAAGTTTAACAGATTAGTCTTGGGGGACAAAGCAAATATGCAAGGTGACTCAACTACTTTGAATGTGATCAATGGTTTGTATTATGTTAATCTAGAAGCTATAAGTATAGGAGGGAGAAAGCTTGATATTGATCCAACATTGTTTGAAAGATCAATAACAGATAATAACAGTGGAGTGATAATTGACTCTGGAGCCGACCACACATGGCTTACAAAATATGGATTTGAAGTGCTAAGCTTTGAAGTTGAGAATCTTCTTGAAGGGGTTTTGGTTTTGGCCCAACAAGATAAGCACAATCCTTATACTTTGTGCTATAGTGGTGTGGTAAGCCAGGACCTAAGTGGCTTTCCGTTGGTGACATTTCATTTTGCTGAGGGTGCTGTTTTGGACTTGGATGTAACAAGTATGTTTATTCAGACCACAGAGAATGAATTTTGCATGGCTATGCTTCCAGGGAACTATTTTGGAGATGACTATGAAAGCTTTTCTTCTATTGGAATGTTGGCTCAACAGAATTATAATGTTGGCTATGACTTAAATAGGATGCGTGTGTACTTTCAGAGGATTGACTGTGAACTTCTTGATGGGTGAGCTTAACTTAGTGCTAACTCTGTCTCCATTATCCAGTGTCCATTTTTCaggttctagcagttttcaggtcctattttattttattttattttttgtatgattTAACAATTATGTATTCCTTTGAATTTGGAATGAGAGTTTTATCATACCTCCATTCTGATTAGAACTCATAGGACATAGATGACTTTTTTTTTGGCAATGACTAGTttgaactttatatatatatatatatatatatatatatatacacacacacaaaaactaCTCAAAGTCTTGTCActatactaatatatttttacaaaataaaaaatttacgacCATCACCAGTAATCTTAGTGGATTCATGGAGGATAATACTTGTACCATGCatactaaaacaaaaagaatatttaaatgtGCCCAACTAAACGCCACGTATGTCTTATTGAGTAAATTGAATTTTCTTATTCTTATCACGTAATATGCCTGAACTTTACGTTGGTACACAAACACTTTACCTTATAACTAGGCAAAGGTAACATCTACATGGGAATTAATTCAACACCTAGAAGGCGTAAAGGGTAATTAGAGGTCTTATCATTTCATCCCCACAATATCATGCTTGGCTTTTTTGGTACAGCAATAAATTAATAGATGATAGTGCGTTAACATTAAGTGCCATAGTATGAGATTTTGATATGCTATTGTTAGCTACCTGTCTGTCGTACATAATGCTCATTTTTGACACCCACGTAAGATTTCCAACAAGGTTAAACTCCATTTATGCAATTCCACGTCATTCACTAACGTTGAGTCATTTGATAAAGATGATGAATCTTCCCGTAATTGACAACTCTTAATCTCAATATCCCTTAGAGATTAGCTTATCCAAATacttttctaaactttgtaaGTATACATGTTCTTGGAGggcataaaaaagtaaattaatttgttatacaTGAAATACATCTCAGACTTTGTGTAGCATGTGTTCGCAAAAGTTGAAAGTTTCCGGGCAACCTCCATCAATCTTGAATATTGTGATACATTGTGTAACTGGGTGTCGTACATTAAACTATCTAGTTCTTGTCTTGGCAAACTTGGGTCTCGATGCCTTCTTCTCCATCTTTTCCCTCTTCTTCCGGGTCTTTTCATCTTCAAATGATTCCTAATTCACAAAAGACATACGAAATTTACGTTACCATGGTTCTATATGTGGTCTTAAAGTAAACATTAATCAACAAAGGTGACCGTACCTCTGAACCCCCTGGCAAAAATCCTTTAATGAAACCAAAGGACTTGTATGCTCCAAAAGCCGGTATCTGTCAAATGCCAAGCAAGGGGCAATTGTGTCACTGACTTAATCTGTAGTTTGTCGCTTTTTCTAATGCTTAAAGGGTTTCAGAATTCCTTAAGTCAAGCACATACAGTTACTGATTACAACAACATCAAACTCTATCCgcaaatgtatatatatttggGGCAGAAAAGGGCAACACAGAGTCAAAATTCAACCAGTCCACAGTCCCAACAGGTCTGCAGTTCAGAAAGAACAGACACAATTGTAGTTTCAAATCCAATAGCTTATAACTTTTaaaccaaatttataattttcttttggttaTGAAGTTGAATAATTATAAGGGTCATGATAGTGTGCAGTTCTATTTAGACTGCAGATGATTGCAGTCCAGTGCCAAGCACACTTGAATTTGCATAGGAATACCTAATACCTAATCTAATATAATCCTTGAATTAACAAACTAATATGTTGGGGTAACAATAGTTACTTGTGATTAATTTTGTGCCTGTGTACCAAGGACATCCTGAAATAATGAATTGAGTTCGTATAGGCATTTTGGATGATAGTTACTTGCTATTTTCTGTACCCCATCCATTTCATAAAGTATTTTCCCAGGTTTAACGACATCATCCCTTAGCTAACAGTTCAAGACCAATCTCTCTTTCTTGGATAGTACTCCTACCATCTCACTAAGATGGACCATCTATATACACACCACCAAGCTTCCCTCTTTATGCATTATTTGAAGTAGCCTTAGTGCAAAGCTATAACATTAACAATTACAAACCCAATATTCTAAAAGCATACCACATTTGTGAACAGATTATGCAGCTTACCACAAGATATGTGTACCAGAACTTTCCAGAGACGATGGACATGACTTGCACAAAGCATGTTATGTAGATAACATCATGTAAATACCTGCAAAAGACGACTCACAATAAGAGaggaacaaaatataaatatcacatAGGAACAAGTTGAGTACTAAAAATCCTGATCTAAAAATAAGACAATAGTAAAGACATACCCACAAACTCCACCAGTAGACATATCAAATCCACCATCTAAAAGTTCACCATCTTCAGCGTAAGCAGGGGTTGCCATCTTCGCGAGCTGTTGATAGGGAATAACATATGCCAAAGAAGTCACAATCAACCCAATCCAGTGCTTCCAGGTGAAGCTCGAATGGAACACCAACATTCTAAGCAAAACATAGATAACCTAATTATCAATTCAAAAGAAAACCATAGAATTAGATCACCAATCCACAGTATCACAAACaattgaagagaagaagagagagtACGTTGCAGGCGATGATGATTTGGCGGAGCCTCGCCATGTGACGAGCGTTCTCTTCCTTGCGTTTCTTAGCACCCTGATTCGCCATCGCTTTCTATTTTTCCCCCAACAACCGCACGCTACCTGAGTTCTGCTTCTGCTTCTGCTTGCTGGAACAGAACACCCGAACTTCGATAATGGGCCAACAGGACCAACATTCTTCATTGGGCCATATATTGTAGCCCAATAGACTTTTGACTTTCTTTCCGTGATATAGATCCACGTCACGTAAGCGTGTGCTACTAAACTAACTACGTGTTggattaaaatataatgaaaagtaCGGATGCATGacaaaacaacaataattaaagattcaaagCAACGTGTaggtaatattattattattttgcctatTTTCTGAATAGGGTTGGGGTCCAGGAGGAGAATTTGATCTTAACCTGGGATTCCTACTCATAATAGTGCCTCGACTTGTGGTTGGAATCGATGAGGACACCACTTTCAATTCAATGTTTTATTGCTTCCGGGAATTGCTCATTTGTCATTCTTTGCAAACACACGATATTCATACCTTATAATTTTCttcaaacaaattaagaaaCGATGATGcgctttaaaattaatataatacatatcttgatcattttttaaggtgatattttgatcataaataaataCTAGTATAATACATATATGAATAACATgaaaagttttttattattaccctATAAATTTAATAGCATTATTGGTAATGGTGAAAACAAGTTCATTGGAGTTGGACCACGTGAAAGATGCCTCCTGCAAGAAGTTTTTGGCTCTAATATTTAAACAAATGCTATCTAGTATAAATGcatctttaataaaatttaataaaaaaaaaaatctattgttAAATCTTTTACGAGCTTTCTAAAGAGAATGATTAACAACATCCAAGTATTAGAAGACATTTTTTCACATATGAGATATATaatgaacaaataaaaagaaatacaatGAATCTTACAGTATTTTCCAAAGCCAAATCAGATTCCATAAAATCAAGACAAATGTcataagggaaaaaaatataatatattcaaaataaacaagaaCATAGAAAAGCAGCGGGACCTGCGAATTGGGAATAAGGTGGGTCCAGGATAGAAATAAAAAGGTGCGACGAAAGAAACAATATTGATCCCTAATGCCAATAGCAAAATAACAATGCCAATAGTAAAAAACACGGTGCTGACCTTAGCTTATGGGTTCCATCGCATGTGAATATCTCCCACATTTGATCAACACAATTAGTTGAGacatttaataaacaaaaaatagtattaaagtCGACGCATCACCCATTACCGCATTGTTCCATGCTTTGAGCAACTTGCATCATCAGCGTCTTCTCTTTTTCTcagtttctcctttttttttaaaggtgcTGCAAGCATACGTGTGATTTTCTGGcacaagaaggaaaaagaaaaaaaaaaacaacgtgGAATCGCAACGAGATAAGGTGAAACACCAACGTTGTGAGGTGTGAACAAAGTGGGCTCTGTTATCAATATCATcgtaatctctttctctgttcaCGCAaaacttgtttttcctttttacttgtTCCTGTTTTGTGGGAGTGGTCTTACCTATTCGGGTGAGTTTTCTTTATGTTGTTTTCATCCTGTTGCTAATATAACGCCgtcaagattttatttttttttgtccctTTTTCGCAATTTTCCTAACATATTGGAACGAATTGGAAGTACGGCGTTTTATCTGGACTTAACAAGTTCTGCTTTTGTTGCATGTTGCATGTCTGTCACATTTGTTGGGAGATTAAAACGATGCACTGTTTTATCTCAATCTTCTCACTAAGTTCCGGAATTACACTTTCTCCGGCTTCAATTTTCGTACAAGTGAAAGACCTTTTAAATCTAGCATCATGATTTCATTTTCGTAATTTAGTTTTGGTTTCTTTGTTTCTGAGAAATTATTGTGATTTATTAGTGTCTTTGATTTCATcgatttcttgaaattttttcatttataattctTGGTGAATGTCAAAGCTCAAAGGCCTTATTGATCGCATGTCAAGattgttgttttttctttttatttaattttggtttCTCTGTTATTGAGGAATCTTTATGATTCAAAATTGAGTGATTAGCGTCTCTGATTTCAGGGGTAATTGAAACTTTTTAGTGGGGTTTATTGGTCTGAAGCTTGTTGGAGTTGGGAGTAGTTGAAGATGAGAAACGTGCTTCGTTCTCTGCGACATTTGCGACCAGCCTTTCAGAGGCAAGATTGTGTATTGATCAGTGTTAATGTTGCAGAAGAACCTCCATGTCACATTGGAAAGAGCTGTCATATCCATAGTTCAGCTTTCAGAGTTGTTGATCATGCTGAGACCAACTTTAAAAACCATTTGTTTACAACAACCACGAAACCTCTCTCAAATGATGCTGCAAAACTCACAAATAGAGGTTCTCACCTTTTTTCGCTCGCAGTGTGCTAGATTCAGGAGGGTTCGAAACTTCATTCTCTTATGTCTATTTGTTTTGCAATTTGTTGGTTTCGGTTACAGAAACAAGCAAAGCTGGGCCTCTTGTTGAGTATGAACGAAGAATTGATAATGGTGAACTTGTTGAAGGCGATGCTTGCCAGGTAGAGTGTCTACACTTCATTTTAATGCCTAATTTCATTGATGAAATGGATTTTACTAGCTTGTTTTATTGGTAAAAATgttgttaaatattattttaattatttttcatggcACTTAATTGGTCATTGTTCCACTTAATCTTCTTTTCCTCTGTTTaagcattttttcttttcttttgaaacagGTAGACACTCTGACAGAACTTCAGAGACTGTATGATGAGCTTGTTGAGTCTGCTGACACCTGCCAATTGGACCGCAACTCTGAAAAACCTGTAAGGTATGCTTTTCTTCCTTCCAGTATCTCTCCTGCTTCGTGCTGATATGTCTGCTTAAATCTTGAAGCCTATTATTCACGTCTTGTTTGGTTTCTGAATTTAATTTGGCTTTTGGTTTTGCAGGAGTGGGTGGCTGTGGTCTCGTCTCTTGTCACATCCTTCTTACTCACCTGTAAAAGGTTTATATCTTTATGGAGGAGTGGGTACCGGTAAAACTATGCTGATGGACCTGTTTTTTGATCAATTGTGAGTTTGAAATGAATTTCTTTTccattgatttttgttttctcaCTTGCTGTTGTCTTATACCATTTAGTTGTCATACCTTTTCAACTCTCAATATAGGAAGAATATGAAGCATTTTTAGAATATGCTATGGAAGTGTGTTATTATGAGGATTTATACTCTGACTGTCTTCACTGGCTATATCTTATCAGGCCTTCTAATTGGAGGAAAAAGAGGATTCATTTTCATGACTTTATGTTGAATGTGCATAGCATGTTACAAGTAAGTTTACCAAacctgttatattttttttttccttttctttttgttagatAAAAGAGGACGATCTATGTATTTCTAATACATGTTAAACTGCAGCTTGCCCAATATAGTTACGGCTGATAATAAATCTAAGTAAGCTAATATCGAATTGCATTGTGACTATCTTGTTAGTCGAAAATCATTATATACCGTAGGGGACAGATCCAATAATTATGTATGTTTTTGAAGGATGAATTTGTTTATAATCAAGCGATATAAAAGGGGTCTTATGCTTTTAGCATTAATTGTTTGTTAGCAGTTTCCAGAATGATGTTATCTTGTATGCTTAATTGGCCAACAGAATAAGAGGAAGCCTAACTCAGATTTCCTGTTGTGTATCCTTGTAGAAGCATAAGGGGTTGTCAGATCCACTTGATGTGGTTGCAGGGGAGATTTCTGATGATGCAATTTTATTATGTCTTGACGAATTTATGGTAAAGTTTTAGTATAACATTATTTCTTTTGATAATATATCatgcatattttatttgatgatCTTGagatttgttatttgttttttctataGGTAACAGATGTAGCAGATGCATTGGTACTAAATCGCTTGTTTAGACATTTGTTCAACAAAGGCATTGTAAGTGATATAACTGATTAGTAGCCTCTCTAAACAATAATTATGGAATTGTtgcctaattaatttcaaattttcattttcttcattgtgCTTGGATACAAGTATAGATTCTAGTGGCCACATCAAATCGTGCACCAGATAACCTATATGAGGGTGGATTGCAGAGGGATCTCTTTCTACCCTTCATTGCAGCATTGAAGGTACAGTTCTAGATGTTTCCTTAGTTGGAAGAAATGTTAGATTAGCTTCAAGTCTCTACTGTTAAATAATTTCGTTACTGAATGTTGATGCCCTCTGCTTTCTGGAATGTTTTCATCTGTGTTCTGTAGAAGAAAGTAAAGACTCCAgga is a window from the Glycine max cultivar Williams 82 chromosome 2, Glycine_max_v4.0, whole genome shotgun sequence genome containing:
- the LOC100500677 gene encoding uncharacterized protein LOC100500677 codes for the protein MANQGAKKRKEENARHMARLRQIIIACNVIYVLLRMLVFHSSFTWKHWIGLIVTSLAYVIPYQQLAKMATPAYAEDGELLDGGFDMSTGGVCGYLHDVIYITCFVQVMSIVSGKFWYTYLVIPAFGAYKSFGFIKGFLPGGSEESFEDEKTRKKREKMEKKASRPKFAKTRTR
- the LOC100798266 gene encoding AFG1-like ATPase; the encoded protein is MRNVLRSLRHLRPAFQRQDCVLISVNVAEEPPCHIGKSCHIHSSAFRVVDHAETNFKNHLFTTTTKPLSNDAAKLTNRETSKAGPLVEYERRIDNGELVEGDACQVDTLTELQRLYDELVESADTCQLDRNSEKPVRSGWLWSRLLSHPSYSPVKGLYLYGGVGTGKTMLMDLFFDQLPSNWRKKRIHFHDFMLNVHSMLQKHKGLSDPLDVVAGEISDDAILLCLDEFMVTDVADALVLNRLFRHLFNKGIILVATSNRAPDNLYEGGLQRDLFLPFIAALKERCVVHEIGSSVDYRKMASGEQGFYLVGTDLSGFLKQKFQQLIGEGTATPQEVEVVMGRTLHVPLGANGCAYFPFEELCERPVGAADYFGLFRKFHTLALDGIPIFGLHNKSAAHRFVTLVDVMYENKARLLCTAEGSPQDLFEKILTISEAKNMAPRTSSRSRKNDDSNLCVDNELGFAKDRTISRLTEINSKEYLQHHAAMLAEKKERVDQNAVEA
- the LOC100500677 gene encoding uncharacterized protein isoform X1 — translated: MKNVGPVGPLSKFGCSVPASRSRSRTQVACGCWGKNRKRWRIRVLRNARKRTLVTWRGSAKSSSPATMLVFHSSFTWKHWIGLIVTSLAYVIPYQQLAKMATPAYAEDGELLDGGFDMSTGGVCGYLHDVIYITCFVQVMSIVSGKFWYTYLVIPAFGAYKSFGFIKGFLPGGSEESFEDEKTRKKREKMEKKASRPKFAKTRTR
- the LOC100797737 gene encoding probable aspartic protease At2g35615, translating into MDLKLAQETVVMATPLVYTLVSLPFIFHFSLTTATITTSTINLVIKLIHHESSLSPYNSKDTIWDHYSHKILKQTFSNDYISNLVPSPRYVVFLMNFSIGEPPIPQLAVMDTGSSLTWVMCHPCSSCSQQSVPIFDPSKSSTYSNLSCSECNKCDVVNGECPYSVEYVGSGSSQGIYAREQLTLETIDESIIKVPSLIFGCGRKFSISSNGYPYQGINGVFGLGSGRFSLLPSFGKKFSYCIGNLRNTNYKFNRLVLGDKANMQGDSTTLNVINGLYYVNLEAISIGGRKLDIDPTLFERSITDNNSGVIIDSGADHTWLTKYGFEVLSFEVENLLEGVLVLAQQDKHNPYTLCYSGVVSQDLSGFPLVTFHFAEGAVLDLDVTSMFIQTTENEFCMAMLPGNYFGDDYESFSSIGMLAQQNYNVGYDLNRMRVYFQRIDCELLDG